TGACGTTGTTTACGTCAGTTGCAAATTCGATCCAAGATCCTTTGAAAGGAATTACCCTTGCAGAATAAAGTTTAGTACCATTTGTGTGTCTACTTTGACCAAAGAAAACGCCTGGTGAACGGTGTAATTGCGATACGATGACACGCTCTGCACCATTTACCACGAAAGTACCTTTAGGAGTCATATAAGGGATAGTCCCTAAATACACATCCTGAACAATAGTTTCGAAATCTTCGTGTTCTTCATCATTACAAGATAACTTTAACTTAGCCTTTAAAGGAACGCTATAAGTCAAGCCGCGCTCGATACACTCTTGGATATCATAACGTGGTGGATCAATGAAATAATCCAAAAACTCTAGCACAAAAATGTTTCTTGAATCAGAAATAGGGAAGTTTTCCGAGAATACCTTGAACAGCCCTTCCTGATGGCGGTTGTCAGAAGTAGTTTCTAATTGAAAAAACTCCTTGAAAGATTCCAATTGCACATCTAAGAAATCTGGATATTCCAATACTTTCTTACTTGTCGCAAAGTTTATTCTTTCTTGTTGAATATTATTGTTTGCCAAGGGAATATGAATTTTAGTTTTAAAAAAACTGCGCTTACACTTATGCTGTAAACCACCTTTCCACTGTGCCCAGCATATACACAGCATAGTGGCGTATTGATATAAATAGGAATAGACTCTGACGAAAAATCGTCAGAGTCTAAACCTTTTCGGGCTAATTAGTTGAGATTATTTAATCTCAACAACAGCACCAGCTTCTTCTAATTGTTTTTTCAAAGCTTCTGCTTCGTCTTTAGATACACCAGCTTTTAATTCTTTAGGTGCTCCGTCAACTAAATCTTTAGCTTCTTTCAAGCCTAATCCAGCTAAATCTTTAACCAATTTAACTACAGCTAATTTTTGACCACCAGCTTCTTTCAAGATAACGTCAAATGAAGTTTTCTCTTCTGCAGCAGCAGCACCACCTTCAGCTGGAGCAGCAGCTACAGCAACAGCAGCAGCAGCAGGCTCGATGCCATACTCGTCTTTTAAGATATCAGCTAATTCTTTAACTTCTTTTACTGTTAAGTTAACTAACTGTTCAGCAAGTTGTTTTAAATCTGCCATTTTATTTTGAATTTTTGAATGTACTTTATAAAAATTGTTAATTAAATTGTAACGAATGTTTCTGTTCTAGAGGATTCGTTAACCTCTTTCTTCTAAAGCTTTTACTAAGCCAGCAACAGTATTTCCTCCAGATTGAAGAGCTGAAATAACATTTTTCGCAGGCGATTGCAATGCAGCGATAACATCAGCGATAAGTTCGTTTTTAGATTTAAGATTAACTAATGCAGTTAATTGATTATCTCCAACGAATGCAGTTTGCTCAATGTAAGCAGCTTTCAATACTGGTTTGTCACCAGCTTTGCGAAGCTCTTTGATCAATTTTGCAGGTGCATTTGCAACTTCAGAAAATAACATTGTAGAAGCACCTTTTAGTGTGCCAAAAATATCTTCTTCGTCAACACCAGCTTCGATCAATGCTTTTTTGATCAACGTGTTTTTTACCGCTTTAATTTCGATACCTTGCTCGAAACATTTGCGACGGATGCCATTTATTTTTTCAACTGTTAAATCAGCAGTATCGGCAATGTAAAAGTTACCGTAAGATTTAATCTGTTCGGCTAAAGCTAGAACAATTTCTTGTTTTTCTTCTTTTCTCATGATTAAATACCCGCTACTGATTTAGTCTCAATATGAATACTAGGACTCATAGTTGAGGAAATGTGAATACTTTTAAAGTAAGTTCCTTTAGCTGCAGATGGTTTCAAACGAGCTAGAGTTTGTAATACCTCTAGTGCGTTATCATATATCTTATCTGCATCGAACGACGCTTTACCAATAGAAGTATGGATGATACCGGTTTTGTCAACTTTGAAATCGATCTTACCACCTTTTACATCTGTTACAGCTTTACCAACTTCTGTTGTAACTGTACCAGTTTTAGGGTTAGGCATCAAGTTTCTTGGACCTAAAATACGACCCAATTTACCAACTTTAGCCATAACACTAGGCATAGTAATAATGATATCAACGTCAGTCCAACCACCTTCAATTTTGCTGATGTAATCATCTAAACCTACGTAGTCTGCACCTGCCGTTTTAGCTTCTTCTTCCTTATCAGGAGTACATAAAACTAAAACACGAACAGTTTTACCAGTACCGTGAGGTAATGTTGCAATACCACGAACCATTTGATTTGCTTTACGAGGATCTACGCCCAAACGAACGTCGATATCCACAGAAGCATCAAATTTGGTCAATGAGATTTCTTTAACTAAAGCCGAAGCTTCTTTTAAAGAGTATGCTTTACCAGCTTCAATTTTGGATAGTGCCGCTTTTTGATTTTTTGTTAATCTAGCCACTTTTCTTAAATTGATTTCTTAATTAATTGTTCCAAGGAGCATTACCTGATACAGTAATACCCATACTACGTGCTGTACCAGCTACCATTCTCATAGCAGCCTCTACAGTAAATGCATTTAAATCAGGCATTTTATCTTTAGCGATTGTCTCAACTTGTTCCCAAGTGATAGCCGCAACTTTTTTACGGTTAGGCTCGCCAGATCCACTTTTCAATTTCGCAGCGTCTTTCAACTGAACCGCTACCGGTGGAGTCTTGATGATAAAATCAAATGATTTATCAGCGTAAACTGTAATGACAACAGGCAATACTTGACCTGGTTTGTCTTGCGTACGAGCGTTAAACTGCTTACAGAAATCCATAATATTCACACCTTTAGCACCTAATGCAGG
The DNA window shown above is from Sphingobacterium thalpophilum and carries:
- the rplL gene encoding 50S ribosomal protein L7/L12, producing the protein MADLKQLAEQLVNLTVKEVKELADILKDEYGIEPAAAAVAVAAAPAEGGAAAAEEKTSFDVILKEAGGQKLAVVKLVKDLAGLGLKEAKDLVDGAPKELKAGVSKDEAEALKKQLEEAGAVVEIK
- the rplJ gene encoding 50S ribosomal protein L10 — translated: MRKEEKQEIVLALAEQIKSYGNFYIADTADLTVEKINGIRRKCFEQGIEIKAVKNTLIKKALIEAGVDEEDIFGTLKGASTMLFSEVANAPAKLIKELRKAGDKPVLKAAYIEQTAFVGDNQLTALVNLKSKNELIADVIAALQSPAKNVISALQSGGNTVAGLVKALEERG
- the rplA gene encoding 50S ribosomal protein L1 — translated: MARLTKNQKAALSKIEAGKAYSLKEASALVKEISLTKFDASVDIDVRLGVDPRKANQMVRGIATLPHGTGKTVRVLVLCTPDKEEEAKTAGADYVGLDDYISKIEGGWTDVDIIITMPSVMAKVGKLGRILGPRNLMPNPKTGTVTTEVGKAVTDVKGGKIDFKVDKTGIIHTSIGKASFDADKIYDNALEVLQTLARLKPSAAKGTYFKSIHISSTMSPSIHIETKSVAGI
- the rplK gene encoding 50S ribosomal protein L11; the protein is MAKEVSALVKLQVKGGAANPSPPVGPALGAKGVNIMDFCKQFNARTQDKPGQVLPVVITVYADKSFDFIIKTPPVAVQLKDAAKLKSGSGEPNRKKVAAITWEQVETIAKDKMPDLNAFTVEAAMRMVAGTARSMGITVSGNAPWNN